The Solenopsis invicta isolate M01_SB chromosome 12, UNIL_Sinv_3.0, whole genome shotgun sequence DNA window TCACGCTGCGTTTGTAACCACACGATGGATCGTGAAGCACCAAAAGCGGTGCAACTGAAATAAAGCCGTCTCGTTTCAAAAGGTAGCAAAAATGGACAGCTTCGTGCAAGTTCTTCACACCAATTGGGCAGTGCGCCAGCGGCCAGAGCCAATGGATCCTGAATCTGCTGTACGATCTTGTTGGtaatttttttagatgtaaAGTCGTCTGGGTGAAGCCAATAGGTCGTATCATTCGATTCGTCCTGCTCTACCAAGGCACTCTCGTCCCGAATAGTGCACAATACAAATACATGTCTCAAGAGTTGCAAGACATCCTCAACGGTGCACGCGTTTGCGTTTTGCGTTGGATTACGAGAGTACAGTGTTACGATCGGCGTCGCTCTGCCGGACGACTCCTCGTCTCTGGCTTCCTTGTATATTATCCTGTAACATAAGACAAATATTGATCAAATGATGGTGCTCAGCGGTGTGGTTTTCTGTTTTTATCATaccatttaataagatttaataagatttaaatcATTACGTGTAGGTTGGTTCCCATATCCTTTTCAATTTCTCTTGACGGCTACCCAATTCGGTTAACTGCATTAGTTCCTGGACCGCTTGAAAAATACTAGCATGCGAGTCCGAAAGCGATATCTCGACATCCGGGATACCCGGAAAGCCTGGTCCTTTCAACGACAAAGAAAGTCTAGGCATAGGCAACGACCCTATACGACTGTTAACTTGCGCTTCGCTGCCAGGAGGGGGAACTTCTAGGTCCGTTGTCTATTGTAAAGATATTTCGCGAgataaaaaacttttacaaagcGTACCTAATTTACATTGTACATTAATTACCTGATTAATGTTCGTTCGACCAGGACGTGGATCAAAAGCAGGAATAAGAGCAGAAAATTGACGTTTCAATACAAACTCATCATCCCATGCACGTCTCTTGCTGCTCTGCGGTGCTTCTTCTTCCATGAATGCTGCTAGGAGATTACGACTTACCATTACTTCTTCATATTCTCCTTCGCAACCGTCACCTTCTTCTTCATTCTCTTCATCTTCCTCCTGGAGGAAGTAATAAAGTTACAATTACGTTTCATTGTAAAACGATGTTCATTGTTTACACCACACATTTACAACACACGGTGTTATTCCGATCAAGCATCTTAAATTTGACATCATTGACGTTGTCAAAATTAATCAATTCAATCAATCggattaattgaattttttcgtAACAAAGATAGATCAAGATTAAGAATTGTTTAATAGCTTGAGAGAATTATAACATGGCAAATTGTTATCAAGAAAGAGATATAGATATATCTTAAACCAAATCAAAGAAGACACCTTATTCGAAAAAGCTTACCGACTCATTTTTGAAGCATTGACCACAACTCTTAATGAAACACTGCACACTGCTCACCTCTTGGtcattttcttcattatcttCTTCCTCTTCTAGGACACCATCTTCGTCATCTTCCAATTCGGTCAAAAGTGTTGGTCCACCAGTAGTACGACCTCCACCGGTGCTAGAAGTCGCTACACCTCCGCAAGATTCCAAGAAATCTTCAAGACTGACCTAGAACCATAAATATTTGCTTGtattaaaataagacaaaacTACATCTCTTTCAAAGAAACAAATAGAACTCCTTTGGTTACTCAAAAAGAGTTAGTTATCCATAAATGGTAATTTTACCTGCTCGCTATCACTACTTGTACTAGTCAGAGACATAGTAAGCGCTTGTCCTAAACCTGGTCCAGTTGTCGTAGTAACGCCACTACCAGCTACTTGTCCGCTACTAGTTAGACTTGGATAACTTTGCGCCGTACTAAGTAAACCACCAGGAAAATTGGGACTGAGTGCCAATCGTACGAGACTAGATACAGAATTCGGTCCTCGAATTGGGTTACAACTCGTATTAGAATTTGAAGCAAGATGCTGTCCGCCCGCAGGTCctggaaatatttttgaatatttttctgGTTTTCTTTGAAAGAATTAATCGTTACAAAAAAAGTGCAACGTTGAAAAAAGGCGAAATTATCGatcttttaatgtaactaaatgtattgaaagaaatatcatttcataaaaattgcagATGTTTAAAGATGTAagcctaataataataataataataataataatgataatgataataataataataataataacaataaaaggaacaaaaaatacacaaatttcatctcgtgtaattttatataatatgtaactaACCTAATGTTCGTCTTCGCGCCATTGCAGCAAAAGTTTCCAATAAACCAGTAGCAGCTGTTGATTCCAAGGTATTGTTAGCATCGGAACAAGCGAGATTAGGCACAGATACCGACATGGGATTGGTAACCACAACAGGACAACCGCCCGTTGTATTTTGCGTAGACGAACTAGCTTCTTTCTCTCGAGTACAGTCTTTAGCAACTAATTCGAAGGAAATGTACGCAATTTTTACATACGCTATCAGCACGAGCATGAGGAAAGGAAATCAAATTAATGTTGGATCATATGTATATCGCATACTGCTTGaatgagatttttaattttaacgtgtGTACAGTTAAGGACGATTTCTCGATCTAACATACGTCCGAATTAAATGTAAGCATTACTATGCTAAAATGAGTAATATATTGAAAAGTATATATCGCGGAAAAAGTTATCGATACACATACCGTCCGTGATTCCAGTAGGATGATGTCTTGGTACAGATTTAATCCTTAATGAATTTTCATCAGACTCGCCGGAAACGCTGATTCTAACAGGAACTAAACCAAGTAGTTCACCACTCAGAAAACTATTAGTATTGTTGCGTAATCGATCAGCACCCTCTCTCATTCGGTCGAGAACTTCAGCGGTTTCCAAACTCAGTAAGCCTCCACTGGCCTATATTAATTTGTCATACAAACTATTAATATCTTACAGATAAAAGGAGAAAGATATTGTGcaaacaacaacaataataatattactaatatcaataataataataataataataataataataataataataataataataataatgatgatgatgatgatgatgatgatgatgatgatgatgatgatgatgatgatgatgatgatgatgattatGATGATAACaataatgagataaatataaaaattgacctTGTTTCCTCGTACAGTGGCAAAGAGTGGTTTCGAACTGGATGCTCGGTTACTAGTGCTATTAACCGGACAGTCTGTATTGAGGGTGAGGCTTTCAACGATGGTAGCTAGATCGCTAGTAACAGTGGTATCTGGTCTAGGATGCAATACAACTGAAAGTTCACTCGTCGAGTTTGCTCCGCTCTCACCAGTTACAGCAACCACCGCTTCCGCACGAGCTACTGATAACACACTCTCGGCTATCGATTCGGCAGCTTGCTGCTCGTCACGATTAGTGAATTAGAATTAGTTTAACGTTCTGAGAAATAATCTTGGAATATGGACaattacaaataaacaaatagtaCCTTTGCTGCTAGATTATCCGCACTCGCAGCTTGATCCGTAGAGGCTACCGAACCACGCATAGCGGTATCGGTGCAATCGGGTAAACTAGGGGTGCTGTTTGATTTTCGGCCGGTTAAAACTCCTCCGCCGCTCTTACACTTTGCCGTACTGTCCGTGTCGAGGCCAGCGCCAACCAATCGGAGATCGTATTTTCCTTCAGCACCCATTCTGTATGAATTAGAACCACCATGATCCCACGTTACGTCAATCCATCCATTATGCAATTCTCCCGTAACCGTGCCTTCGCCTACATAACATCAAAATGGTCTAGCGTTAGTGATCCAGTGATCATGTCTGTCTCCACAGACATGCAGTTGTTTAGTTGTCGGTTGATTCACTGAAATAATAGTAGCGATACTCGTAAAACTCGTCGATGGTAGCATACCTGGTGGCACGCCATCCTGATCCCTCCACTTCCAGTCCAGACCTCTAGACACTCGAACTCCAGCAACTAAATGTTTAAGAACTTGGGTCTTAATAAATCTTCTTTGCTTTCGTACACCGGCTTCAGCTTCCTTGGCTGCACGACCTAAATCTTCGCATACTCCAGTAACCTCTCCATAAACTTCAAAACCAGACACAGACAAATAATGCGTCTGTCCAGAAGCATTTTTTCCAATCTGTTGCAAACGCAAGTGTCGCCAGCCTTGGGTCTCTTCACTCGGTGGCTCCAATGTCCAGGTAGATGTACTGCCCGGCTCGTTTAAAGAACAATCGTCTACGTGGGCATACAACGTAATCCAAGTAACACCATCCTTTGACGCTTGAAACATCCAATTTCTTAATGCACTTCTACCATATCCTCTCGCGTGTCTCAAAGTATAAGCACTTGGAATAATCCAAACTCCAAGATCTATCGAGAACCAAGCCCGTTTATCGTCATTGGTGTGACAATTTAATGCTGATGGATCACGGCTGAGTATATCCTCGAGGTGACCGTACGGCAGATTTCTTCCGTCACTCGATGTCACGACAACTAAGCCATATTGACCTGGATTTACCCATTCTGAACAAGTTTTAGCATTTGTTCCGATCCAATACAACAAACCATTTTCGTCAAAGTCATGCTGATActtgaacaatattttattttcttctttcaatctCTTCACAAAAGCGAATGTAGACCTATCGTGATCGTGCCATTGTTTCGCCACCATTTTTAACAGATGATTCTCCAATTGTTGTATTGTACTTAATGGTTCCATTTTTAAGCTACGCCCAGATCGATCTATTAACGCGCTCTCACTAGAAGCTTTTTCTAGTCGAAAGCGTAATCGCCTCGTCAGGATCTGCAAGAAAAGAATGTATGTATTACGCatcaaagaaatatatgtattgcaAAAGGTACTGCATTATCAATGAGCGTAATTATTGATGTGAATGCGCAATGCGATATAACTGTAAATCTTGGCCTGCAGACCTGTAAACCGTAGCCTGATCCGGGGGTATCGTACAGATACACGGGTAATTTTTCTATCGACTCCAGCACCGAAACCAACTTATGAACTAAAATTTTCGCCGAATTAGGCTCCTTATTCGTATCTTTTGTTTGGAAGCAGCTCTTGAACGTAGTTATCCTTTGCATCCTAAGTTTCGTCGCTCTCAAAGTCGTGGGCGAGGGTCCAGGAGGCGCAGCCAACAAGGCGAGCAACGCTTGTATGAGACCACTCGAGTGTAACTCATACGCGGACACTCGACCTTCTTCATTCAATAATACTTTGAGTTGTTCTAACGCAGTTTGCAATAGATCGCGCCATTCGCGACTTCCAGATTGTTGCTTTTGAGATGCTTTTTCTATTTGATTAACAATGGCACCAAGCTTAGCAACTATACCGCGTGGTTGAGCTTGAGCCGCTTTAAAGTAACGCTCGTATATCTCTTGCGCTTGCACTTTAACCTTCTGTTTAATCGCTTCAATCTTCGATCTTAATCTCTTGCCCCTTTTCCCAGTCCAACCTGCTGCAAATTCTGGCCCTAAGTGTAAATGACATGAAATCGGTATAACTCTCCAACTAATAGTCAATAATACTATTCTAGTGTATCTAGTGTAACAATAAGGAAATACCCAAGCTTGTTTCCGCTGTAAAAGAATGCTTAGTGCCTCTGTTCGACTCGAAAATAAAACCTGGCAAGTCTTCCCTTAGAATGGTTGCCTGTTGTTGACCATCActattatgtatacataactCGCTTTCCTTTCTACTAGATAACGCCCAATTTCCCACGACTAGGCGTGTAGTACCAGGACGAGAGAGCACAGGCTGACTTACAAAATTCACTTTTAACTGGCTACGCGCTCTTTGCAGTTTTTCCAGAAATTCACCACGGTTCTCTGCAaagtacaaatataataatagatgtGTCATATGACTCGCGCACGTTTCGATAAAACAATATGAAATTAAGTATGAAACGTTACGAGAATGTGGAATGTTACAAgaggaaaataaagagagaaaagttGAGCTAAATATGTATctttatatctaaaatattgccttttttgtttttcagttttttatttatacaaaagttttatactAAAAAAGATGGATATAACGTGCCGCGAATTAAACACGTATGTGACCTACCTTCAGTGGTAAGCGACTCTGTGTTCCTCCCCTTTCCTGTAGGCAGTTAGTAAAACcagttattttttactttagttCCCCCTCACAAAAGTTAATCACAAATggaaaatgtaatgtaaatcaaatgaagtaaaattgaagaaaatatatttgtttatcattaataatgaAAAGGAGTAAAAGAGGCTCCCTAAGAAGAGTGAATAACAGCGGGatgtgaaaaatatgaaaaatagtGCGCGAGATCGATGTGACTTTTGCAAATACAAAGTCAAGCGTGCGTGCGTTGTATGTTTGTGCATGCTCACCCGATGTGTCCGTTCCACCTTCCGGACTTCCGCTAGAGTACATAGTTGCCAGTTTGCCATCAAGAATAAATCTAAACCATCCGTTACTTCCGTTCGATAATTCTAGAGCCGCCGCATCGGACCAGATGTAAAGACAATCACGTCCTCGACATATGCACCAATCTCTCCAGTGATACGCTCTGCCTATTAATAATTCTTTCGCATCTTCCATTCTTTGTTCTTCTCCCGATTGATTCGATTCCGCTTCTGGCTCGGGTGTACTTTCTTGTGGTCCAGCTAAAGCGGCAACTTTTGAAAATACTCCTAAACGTGCGAAATGTTCTAAGAACTCATCTTTGCCTTTAATCATCAGATCCTGTATCATTTGCAGAACGACTAAATGGCCGTCCTCATCCTCCTGTTAATATTAGAACATACGagtttttaaatagttttaaaacacGTAAAGCGCAAAACAATCGAGACAAAAGACaagttaataaaacttttttctgaGACGTAGAACAAGCACACACTATGTATCGATGATGCACTTTCaatgcgtgtgcgcgcgcgcacacgcgtgaGTGTGTAtgttttgcgcgcgcgcgtgtgtgttgtgtgtgtgtgtgtgtgtgtgtgtgtgtgtgtgtgtgtgtgtgagagtgtgtgtgtgtgtgtgtgtgtgcgcgcgcgtgtgtgtgtgtgagagagacagaaagataCTACAGTTTTACTTTGCAAAATTGCAAAACATAATCGACGTAGTAAACTGTTACGGGtactgtttttttcttaaactgCAATCCGCTGGAATGAATGTAAACACCTTTTTAGATCCCATCAACGGCAAACAGGCAGTAGACGAAAATAAAACTCTGACATATTTATCTTGTTGATTTTCTGACAAAAGGTATAAAACCTTTAAGACCTTATATCTCTTTACATTATTCGTTTGACAATTTCAATCATCAGCTGGTAAATCTTGCTTTCttgcattaataataaagttaatcgCTTCAAGAGATTGTATATACAATGTACAATCAACAATCTTATaacagttgcaaagctgcttttttCTGAACGcagttatatattccattgtaTAAAGAGAATAATCGCATATGTCGGTAACATATCGGTGATTCTAGTATAATATGACTCGagtgatatatgtataatatcaaGTGGAGATACATTACATTACATGcgtaagtttaatttttagtgAGTTAAATTCACGCTTCAGGTAAACTACAATAAGTGCATGTagtttatgttaatattaaacaatgtacatCAAGTCTCGACATAGCTATTAATTGTAAAACTTAAATTGGAAACTTGCGGAACAGCATGAGAAACGACTAAAGGATTTTCGCAAGTAGCGAGCGAATGGAAATATGCAATAGACGTTACCGTCGAGTCGAGAATGTAGTTGCGAAAACTCGAAGGCTTGTGAGTCGTAAGGCCGGGTAATTTGGCCGGGCCAAACGTCTTAAAAACTGTAGGTGATGACAATGGCGCCTTTATTTCATATTCCTGTGAACAATCTCGACTAAATCACTGATATCGCCACTTGAATCAATTGTCTCTCTGCCTGCATGCATGCATGTTGGGATCTTGATAACGTCTCGGTTCCatcttttagatttttaataattcacatATTTTTCGATAAGAGGAGAATTCCATCGCGTAAACGTTTCTCGCGTTATTAGACATTAGATACACAGTAGTTTTTATGCAGTTTTATGCAACAAGTATCGTTTATTTggaatcttttaaatttatacaaaaaaagaaagatttctcCCCTAATCGATAAATATCTGAGAGAAAttcttttcttataaaatatataaaagaaatagctTTCTCTATGTACATAGCGTTCTTTCTTTACTAATTTTACTGCTTTAATACTTGAAAATACAATATAACGCGAGAAACTATGTCAAAAGttgaacatttaattatatacatatacataagcatatatacatacataattattattattattacacttacctcATTGTCTAAAACATTGGCAATTACTTCAACGAGCATAGCTCCACATCCTCCGGTTCTATCAGATCCACATGTTTCTACAAGCAATTCTGGCTGGATGTAATGCACCATTTTTCTAATCAAACTTAAACTCGCTTTCCTAACACTTGGTAACATAGTCGACTGAAAAGTTGCACAAAACACCGGCAACAATCGTTTTAAATAAACAGGCGCCATTTCAGGATCCCCCTTAGGTTCTGTAAATTCTTCCACTTCCGTCTCAAGTTTTCTATGTTCTTGACTCGGCGGTAACATCCATTCTCCAGGAGACTGTAAAATAGCTGCAACTTCTCTATGTCCTTCGTCGACGCGCTCTCTGGCTTTATCCAAAGGTGTTTTACCATCCTCGTCTCTCAAATCAGGATTAGCACCGTGCCTGAGTAGAACCTTGGCGATAGCCGGTCTTCCGAAACAAGCCGCGTAGTGTAAACTGGATGACCGTTGACCTTTATTAACGTCCGCACCTCTATCGCACAAAAATTCGACCATCTCTTGCGTACCGAATGCCGATGCCCAATTGAGTAAAGTTTGCCCAACATCGTCCATAAAGTTAACTTCAATTCCTCCTGTGTCGATCGCCTCGATCAACGCATCCGTATCCTTGGAACGTATGCAATCGATCAATTGTCTGTGGGACTTTTCTCCAGCGCTATCCAAACGTCTCAGTCTTGGTAATAAGGGACCAGACGGACCACCGGTAGTGCTACGGCCCAGTGCTGATCTTCCCTCAAACAATAAGACTAGCAAAAGATCGATCAACCTCATGGAATCAAGAGCGCATCGTTCGTCTCCCTTTAGTGCCTTTTCTATCGCATCTGGCAATTCCGAACGTAAAAGATCGTGCGTAATGGACGGTGATCCTCTACAGAGCGTCGATAAAAGGCTAATTATAGTTGAAACAGAGGCGCAAGACTTTGGTTCCGGAGTTGGAATTGTGCTCACGGTACTGGATGGCGGAGGTGTCTTTGGATTGCTGCAAGTTGCTGTAGCGGATGTGCCAGGACCTGCTGCATTTGACAATCTAAAAAATGAGATTCgcgtaaaaaaacaaaaaacaaccAAGAGACGGGAAGATTTGTACAAagcgagatatatatatatatatatatatatatatatatatatatatataaatctccAGAGATCAAAAGATCCAAAGATTATACCGATATAAAAGTTCAGAAACTAGTCCATTTGACGCTAATGGCGCAGGATCTGTTCCTCTTCTGGAAAATCTGTCGGCCAGTGATGCGAAACAACGAAGCGCCCCGTCCGCAACGTGTGCGTCCTCGTGTCTAAGCAAGACCGACAAAGCCTCGACGCAATCGGGCAAGGTCTTATCTTGAGGCTCAACTTTGCCACATAGTCGAGTAACGACTGCCATCGCTGAATGCAATGTGTCCCGATGCACACGAGCTCCGTGTTCTCGGATGAAACACAACGCGCAAGGTAGACCACCAGCCTCGAATACGGCACCCGCTTCCCTGGCGCATACAAGTTCCAACACctgataacaaaaaataatcaagtataagatttcacacatttcaTTTCCGCACTTCTCCTATTCCTTACAAGAGACATTGagaaattttatacacaattttatGCACAGATTATATGTCACATGCCTCAGTCAATTCAATCTTTTGTATCATATACCTTTATACATTGCTCCGCCAAGTCCCGACTGACTCTAGAGCCGAGCCCAGCGCCAGAAAGGCGACTGCAGATGGCCTTTACAGCACCTTCCATGGCAACCACTCTGCGCGTACATTCTGCGGAGACGTCCAAGTAATAGGTGATGGCTCGAGCGGTTACTTCGAGCACACTGTCCGGTACCAATTCATCCAGAAAAATTCTGCAAAGTGCTGGGAGGAATGTGCGCGGAGGACAGCTGAGAACATAATGCAATAACATTTACTATTGTGCTGCTACAGTATACAAACTACAGTTATTTTTTACCATTCGAAACAACGATCCACATTATCGGACATAAGCAACAGCATACATAATTGTTCTAATGCGATTAACTGCATGTCTCTTTCATCTCCCTGCCCCATACTGAGCCATTCTAACAAAGTCTCAGGATCAACATCTGCcatcttaaaaagaaaaaaaccatgACATCATTTTTCATACATCTTAAGTATAAGTAATTTTTCACTTATTcccagataaatattttttaaatatgtaaatgtcaACCTCAAGTTTACACAAGAATGATTTGCAAATTGACAgaaatttacaagattttttccAAGCTGGAAATCAACTACATTTGGATTGACAAACATTTGAAGCTCAAGATtcaaatctattaaaatttattaattactgtaAATTGCTAAATTGAACAGCAAATAATCGTATCTTTACTGGAAAATATGATGACAAGTTATTATTTCCAACACTTACCTTATACTTTGAGTAGCACCCAATGgatcaaatttatttcaatactcTGAAAGAAAAAGTTAGAAAACATAATTCAACTATGCAACTTGTGTTAATCCAtatcatttaagaaaaaagaagcaagtgAAACAAGCTGGACAGAGTGTCATTGTATGTATAAACGTCTCCTCATCAAGCAAATATAATTGAACACAGTAACACAAACTGTAATAATGAACTCTTGATAATTGTAGGACACTAAAAATTTTCGATAGCTTGCTCTCATTTTTTTGACAACACTTTccttacatatataatacatacactgcatatacatgtacatacacacactcacagcttacatacatacatatatacacacacacacgcgcgcgcgcgcgcgcgcgcacacacacacgcacgcacgcacgcagagCGCAGTGAATTAAATGTCATTAGACGAGAAACGGCTTGTAAAAAGATCAAGGAATTGGAATAAAAATGCGATTGTGGTACatcaatatttgtaaaaaaatacggCTCGTATGGTTCGAGAGtgataaaagttgaaaaaaaagtttgttgggAGAACGCGAAACAAAGTGATACTATGAGGAGGAAACTAACCGTAATCTACGTAACCTTCAATATATGTAGATTGAATAATTGGTTttacagaaatgagaaaataagACAAAGAAATTATGGCACGCggtcaaaataataattgtatttcgacagatttactataattttcaCACGTCAGACGCATCAATCGTATAATACCAACGAGTATACATATACGCCTATCGCTGGATAGCGTACCGTTGTAAATGTACAAGGCATTCCATTCTTCCTGATAGGTCAACTCGTCATTCTCTTGCACAAGTGTCGTTTTCCACCGCGGAAAATAGATATAGatcgtttatatatatttcatccGTTAACAACGCAATCTGCGTTCCGCATTAATGAATCGACTTAACAAAGCACTCACACcgcaagtaattttttctttatattgtcGATACGTCATATATACTCCTCGCCATTTACATATGTGACGTTCATTTTCGATGTAGACTGGAATCACGCAACCAGCAACacacagaacatatactatgagaaatgaaagctcTGTACTTAACATGGGAAACAAAAAACAAGACACTGCCATCTGATGGTAAGGTGGAAAATTAAATAGACTGTAGAAGGGGGTAGAGACCCTGTAAAAAGAGACGCGCCAACTCGTCACGTAGGCTGTTTACCTTTTAgaagacacaaatcgacacaaGTTAACACACTCGAACACAGTCTGACTCTCCTCctgagtagagtcctatataaagagagaagcgacattgatgtccgaagctctgattggtaatctgattgatacttgattggctaagtgAGCAGCTATattgggtgtttacgataactaatcggatctcggattggattgaacaatggtactcaacgtaggtatagaaaatttccctaggctaatcggattgacgattgctgtctcaaatgtaatccgattgatgacgaaagcgtggagaccgagaagcatgcttgaaaagtaagtctctttatttttttaaataataacacaaaaaatcaaagataaagttaaaaagaatgatttgaatttagatttattgtaattttttttgtctaaacactggatttcgtttaaatttctgtttgtaaaaattaattaatctattctaaagtttgtggttatatcggaaacaaatcaaaattaataaaaaattattaattattaggtacatattaaagcatataatatttcaagtatatcatataaaattcctgtttattataaacttagtaaaaataactttgaaattatttaactacattatacattaatcaatattgatttatatgttaaaaatcaataatgtctctgcaaacgttttttttattcttttccagatcgtaaataaacttcaactccaagaataaataaaaattactggaaaatggattgacatgaaaaaggcattattgaacaatatcaatttgtgctaacttaaaatttgtaaaatctgctattctttgttagttgttcattagagagtaataatataagaacggaatatacataaataaaattaatataattgtatgcatatatgatgcgtatattattactctctaataaacaactaataaagaaaagtagattttacaaattttaagttagcacaaattgatattgttcaataatgccctcttcatataaatacattttccagtaatttttatttattcaaggaattgaagtttatttacgatctggaaaagaataaaaagaacatttttagaaacattattgatttttaacatataaattaatattgattaatgtgtaatgtagttgaatgatttc harbors:
- the LOC105204757 gene encoding E3 ubiquitin-protein ligase HECTD1 isoform X1 — its product is MADVDPETLLEWLSMGQGDERDMQLIALEQLCMLLLMSDNVDRCFECCPPRTFLPALCRIFLDELVPDSVLEVTARAITYYLDVSAECTRRVVAMEGAVKAICSRLSGAGLGSRVSRDLAEQCIKVLELVCAREAGAVFEAGGLPCALCFIREHGARVHRDTLHSAMAVVTRLCGKVEPQDKTLPDCVEALSVLLRHEDAHVADGALRCFASLADRFSRRGTDPAPLASNGLVSELLYRLSNAAGPGTSATATCSNPKTPPPSSTVSTIPTPEPKSCASVSTIISLLSTLCRGSPSITHDLLRSELPDAIEKALKGDERCALDSMRLIDLLLVLLFEGRSALGRSTTGGPSGPLLPRLRRLDSAGEKSHRQLIDCIRSKDTDALIEAIDTGGIEVNFMDDVGQTLLNWASAFGTQEMVEFLCDRGADVNKGQRSSSLHYAACFGRPAIAKVLLRHGANPDLRDEDGKTPLDKARERVDEGHREVAAILQSPGEWMLPPSQEHRKLETEVEEFTEPKGDPEMAPVYLKRLLPVFCATFQSTMLPSVRKASLSLIRKMVHYIQPELLVETCGSDRTGGCGAMLVEVIANVLDNEEYEIKAPLSSPTVFKTFGPAKLPGLTTHKPSSFRNYILDSTEDEDGHLVVLQMIQDLMIKGKDEFLEHFARLGVFSKVAALAGPQESTPEPEAESNQSGEEQRMEDAKELLIGRAYHWRDWCICRGRDCLYIWSDAAALELSNGSNGWFRFILDGKLATMYSSGSPEGGTDTSGKGRNTESLTTEENRGEFLEKLQRARSQLKVNFVSQPVLSRPGTTRLVVGNWALSSRKESELCIHNSDGQQQATILREDLPGFIFESNRGTKHSFTAETSLGPEFAAGWTGKRGKRLRSKIEAIKQKVKVQAQEIYERYFKAAQAQPRGIVAKLGAIVNQIEKASQKQQSGSREWRDLLQTALEQLKVLLNEEGRVSAYELHSSGLIQALLALLAAPPGPSPTTLRATKLRMQRITTFKSCFQTKDTNKEPNSAKILVHKLVSVLESIEKLPVYLYDTPGSGYGLQILTRRLRFRLEKASSESALIDRSGRSLKMEPLSTIQQLENHLLKMVAKQWHDHDRSTFAFVKRLKEENKILFKYQHDFDENGLLYWIGTNAKTCSEWVNPGQYGLVVVTSSDGRNLPYGHLEDILSRDPSALNCHTNDDKRAWFSIDLGVWIIPSAYTLRHARGYGRSALRNWMFQASKDGVTWITLYAHVDDCSLNEPGSTSTWTLEPPSEETQGWRHLRLQQIGKNASGQTHYLSVSGFEVYGEVTGVCEDLGRAAKEAEAGVRKQRRFIKTQVLKHLVAGVRVSRGLDWKWRDQDGVPPGEGTVTGELHNGWIDVTWDHGGSNSYRMGAEGKYDLRLVGAGLDTDSTAKCKSGGGVLTGRKSNSTPSLPDCTDTAMRGSVASTDQAASADNLAAKQAAESIAESVLSVARAEAVVAVTGESGANSTSELSVVLHPRPDTTVTSDLATIVESLTLNTDCPVNSTSNRASSSKPLFATVRGNKASGGLLSLETAEVLDRMREGADRLRNNTNSFLSGELLGLVPVRISVSGESDENSLRIKSVPRHHPTGITDVAKDCTREKEASSSTQNTTGGCPVVVTNPMSVSVPNLACSDANNTLESTAATGLLETFAAMARRRTLGPAGGQHLASNSNTSCNPIRGPNSVSSLVRLALSPNFPGGLLSTAQSYPSLTSSGQVAGSGVTTTTGPGLGQALTMSLTSTSSDSEQVSLEDFLESCGGVATSSTGGGRTTGGPTLLTELEDDEDGVLEEEEDNEENDQEVSSVQCFIKSCGQCFKNESEEDEENEEEGDGCEGEYEEVMVSRNLLAAFMEEEAPQSSKRRAWDDEFVLKRQFSALIPAFDPRPGRTNINQTTDLEVPPPGSEAQVNSRIGSLPMPRLSLSLKGPGFPGIPDVEISLSDSHASIFQAVQELMQLTELGSRQEKLKRIWEPTYTIIYKEARDEESSGRATPIVTLYSRNPTQNANACTVEDVLQLLRHVFVLCTIRDESALVEQDESNDTTYWLHPDDFTSKKITNKIVQQIQDPLALAAGALPNWCEELARSCPFLLPFETRRLYFSCTAFGASRSIVWLQTQRDAILERQRAPGLSPRRDDSHEFRVGRLKHERVSVPRGEKLLDWAEQVLKVHASRKSILEVAFVGEEGTGLGPTLEFFALVAAELQRKDLGLWLCDDTADDNTATRILNEEQTCISGEKIRPAGYYVTRASGLFPAPLPQDSACCDRAVRYFWFLGVFLAKVLQDNRLVDLPLSRPFLKLMCRGDISNNVNEKIGLTTGVTQESMSSSMSSSFISEEEENDAAYSSLESCPWYAGLLDIEDLVEVDPVRGEFLREIQNAIAKRDRTFSDGPSSPDHEETSLHITHPSGTSVAIEDLALTMTYSPSSKVFQHDQVELIEGGSDIVVTIENAREYANLTINYCLNQGIYRQLEAFKSGFSKVFPMEKLHVFSPDEMRAMLCGEQNPQWTREDLLNYTEPKLGYTKESPGFQRFVNVLLSLTGPERKAFLQFATGCSALPPGGLCNLHPRLTVVRKVDAGSGGYPSVNTCVHYLKLPEYPTEEILRERLLAATRERGFHLN